From Coffea eugenioides isolate CCC68of unplaced genomic scaffold, Ceug_1.0 ScVebR1_1178;HRSCAF=1989, whole genome shotgun sequence, the proteins below share one genomic window:
- the LOC113755075 gene encoding uncharacterized protein LOC113755075 produces MAPPPTYPYGIFARYNPQAVYAYHSGAPGHSTVDCKALKHRIQDMIEAGEIVIRKREAQGPNINRNPLPEHTNIIGVILDDAEYEEQVQKLAREVEVFGVTDQPFVIDVSFEEDKRSFILDLTLAESETLEPVVIEFPEQEPVLSLQRVPWNYDKPIIQIGEKSVAKEEVSVVTRSGRIASPFGATVPIQTNKPELPAKPTITEKEVLNFLKRLQRSEYNVVEKLSKSPAQISMLDLLFSSDMHRDALLEVLTKAQIPKDISVANFSHIVGSVLFTKQITFSDDELPAEGIGHNKALYIAVRCNGKMLPKMLIDNESALNICPWSTLKKLGLQDINLRPSGTIVRGFDGAQREPIGEVDLVVEMGPAQFQIACQVMHFPSVYNVLLGRPWIHKSGAVPSSLHQLLKFIVNDKLITIFAEEDCLVIANSGSKEDGSRNATVTPHSTADIVS; encoded by the coding sequence ATGGCACCCCCTCCGACCTATCCATATGGCATATTCGCTAGGTATAACCCACAAGCCGTCTAtgcttatcattcaggggcaCCCGGACATTCAACTGTTGATTGCAAGGCTCTTAAGCATAgaattcaagatatgattgaagcCGGAGAGATTGTAATCAGGAAAAGGGAGGCACAAGGGCCGAATATAAATAGGAACCCCTTGCCGGAACATACTAATATCATTGGGGTCATTCTGGACGACGCAGAGTATGAGGAGCAAGTCCAAAAATTGGCAAGAGAAGTTGAGgtgtttggggtcacagaccaaccATTTGTAATAGATGTGTCATTTGAGGAGGATAAAAGgtcttttattttggatcttACTCTAGCTGAGAGCGAGACTTTGGAGCCAGTGGTCATCGAATTCCCAGAGCAGGAGCCTGTTCTAAGTTTGCAGCGAGTGCCATGGAACTACGATAAACCTATCATACAAATTGGAGAAAAGTCAGTTGCCAAAGAAGAGGTGTCAGTGGTCACTAGATCAGGGAGGATTGCAAGTCCGTTTGGAGCTACCGTTCCGATTCAAACAAATAAACCTGAGCTGCCCGCTAAACCAACAATTACTGAGAAGGAAGTCTTGAattttcttaaaaggctccaAAGAAGCGAATATAATGTAGTCGAGAAGCTAAGCAAGTCGCCCGCCCAAATATCCATGTTGGATCTGCTCTTTTCTTCGGATATGCATAGGGATGCGTTGCTCGAAGTGTTGactaaagctcaaatccctaaggACATTTCAGTTGCTAATTTCTCACATATAGTTGGGAGTGtgttatttacaaaacaaatcacTTTCTCTGATGATGAATTACCGGCagaaggcattggacataacaaggctCTGTACATAGCTGTGAGGTGCAACGGAAAAATGTTGCCAAAGATGTTGATTGACAATGAATCTGCgcttaatatctgtccttggagTACCTTGAAAAAGCTAGGGTTGCAAGATATTAAcctgaggccttcagggaccatagttagaggttttgatggagcacaaAGAGAACCTATAGGAGAAGTGGATTTAGTAGTCGAGATGGGGCCCGCACAGTTTCAAATAGCCTGCCAAGTTatgcactttcctagtgtttacaaTGTTTTGCTTGGAAGGCCGTGGATTCATAAGTCCGGAGCTGTGCCTTCTTCATTGCATCAATTGTTGAAATTCATAGTAAATGACAAATTGATAACTATATTTGCCGAGGAAGATTGCCTCGTGATTGCTAATTCTGGGTCCAAAGAAGATGGTAGCCGAAACGCCACagtgacccctcatagcacaGCTGATATCGTCTCC